A genomic segment from Pseudomonas sp. M30-35 encodes:
- a CDS encoding Rrf2 family transcriptional regulator, translating to MKRDSRLSGVLHVLLHMAEVDAPITSDALAKIMQTNPVVIRRIMAGLREQGFVSSEKGHGGGWRISCDFAAITLADIYSALGSPQLLAMGNRTEAPGCLVEEAVNAALSSAFEAAEALLMARLCQVTLASLSKDFHARLHRHGDAFDLENIHEL from the coding sequence ATGAAAAGAGACAGTAGGCTTTCCGGTGTTCTTCACGTCCTTCTGCACATGGCTGAAGTAGACGCCCCAATCACGTCTGATGCATTGGCCAAGATCATGCAAACGAACCCCGTAGTTATTCGACGAATCATGGCGGGGTTACGTGAACAGGGTTTTGTCAGTTCTGAAAAAGGCCACGGTGGCGGCTGGAGGATTTCCTGTGACTTTGCCGCCATCACTTTGGCGGATATCTACAGCGCTTTGGGCTCTCCCCAGCTCCTTGCCATGGGCAATCGCACGGAGGCGCCGGGTTGCCTTGTTGAGGAAGCCGTCAATGCCGCATTGAGCAGTGCCTTTGAAGCTGCCGAAGCGCTGTTGATGGCTCGACTTTGCCAAGTAACGTTGGCCAGCCTCAGTAAGGACTTCCATGCTCGCCTGCATAGGCACGGCGATGCGTTTGATTTGGAGAATATCCATGAACTCTGA
- a CDS encoding NAD(P)/FAD-dependent oxidoreductase: protein MNSDAIVIGGSFAGLSAAIYIARARRTVCVIDSGAPRNRFAGASHGFFGQDGQPPQAMISAAKQQLANYPNARLINGYATAAEQMSERFTVQLASGEVLRATKLVLAFGVSDVLPEIPGLASCWGVSLLHCPYCHGYEFANKRLGVLYAGPGSYRHATLISEWGPTTLYLNGQRILTRMRWPSLPSEVLRSNLQELLRPLLNMGIFQHCNSKRVATAP from the coding sequence ATGAACTCTGACGCTATTGTCATCGGCGGTAGTTTCGCCGGATTATCCGCAGCCATCTATATTGCACGCGCACGCCGCACAGTCTGCGTGATCGACAGTGGTGCACCGCGCAACCGCTTCGCAGGGGCATCTCACGGTTTCTTTGGCCAAGATGGGCAACCACCACAGGCAATGATTTCCGCTGCCAAGCAACAGTTGGCCAATTACCCGAATGCGAGGCTCATCAATGGCTATGCAACTGCTGCAGAGCAGATGAGCGAAAGGTTTACTGTGCAACTCGCATCCGGTGAAGTGCTTAGAGCCACTAAGTTGGTGCTGGCTTTCGGCGTCTCCGACGTACTGCCAGAAATTCCCGGCTTGGCATCCTGCTGGGGTGTCAGCTTGTTGCATTGCCCGTACTGCCACGGCTACGAGTTTGCAAACAAACGCCTGGGCGTACTTTACGCAGGCCCCGGCTCCTATCGCCATGCCACATTAATCTCTGAGTGGGGGCCAACCACGCTGTACTTGAATGGCCAGCGCATCCTGACCAGGATGCGCTGGCCGAGCTTACCAAGCGAGGTATTGCGATCGAACCTGCAGGAATTGCTGCGGCCATTGCTGAACATGGGCATCTTTCAGCACTGCAACTCGAAGAGGGTCGCCACAGCACCATAG
- a CDS encoding FAD-dependent oxidoreductase has product MAEHGHLSALQLEEGRHSTIDALYIHTHTQLSNSLAEQLGCALEDGPFGPLIRTDANKLTSVPGVYAAGDIARAPHNATWAAADGVTAGTALHQALVFS; this is encoded by the coding sequence ATTGCTGAACATGGGCATCTTTCAGCACTGCAACTCGAAGAGGGTCGCCACAGCACCATAGACGCGTTGTACATCCACACTCATACCCAACTCTCCAACTCGCTCGCGGAGCAACTGGGCTGTGCTCTGGAAGATGGACCATTCGGCCCGCTGATCCGCACCGATGCCAACAAACTAACCTCGGTTCCCGGCGTCTACGCAGCCGGTGACATCGCCCGGGCACCGCATAACGCAACTTGGGCCGCAGCTGACGGAGTCACAGCTGGTACAGCATTGCATCAGGCTTTGGTCTTCAGCTGA
- a CDS encoding LysR family transcriptional regulator produces the protein MELRHLRYFVMVAEEQHFTRAAARLNMQQPPLSQQVRALEQELGFDLFVRHPKGVVLTAGGKVFLSEAKEILRKVELGSLKAARTAQGIEGTLSVGFTSSAASHSLIPQIIRSYRERYPGVDISLHEGNASELTENVLAEHTDIGILRAPVAHPKTAQYHHLLNEELLLALPDGHPLLNGQSPTSEISVSLAELVNERFILVRRPGAPGMYANLVQACRNAGFEPTIAFEVERMLTNVSLVAAGAGISVVPASMKGFHQGSVVYCHLRDAKPRLVAPITLLCRSFNQSPPIINFIELAQQLSNQYRKRSIRGRASPVES, from the coding sequence ATGGAATTGCGTCATCTTCGTTACTTCGTCATGGTCGCAGAAGAGCAGCACTTCACCCGCGCCGCTGCCCGGCTCAACATGCAACAGCCGCCGTTAAGTCAGCAGGTTCGCGCATTGGAGCAGGAGCTTGGCTTTGATCTGTTTGTCCGTCATCCCAAGGGCGTTGTGCTAACGGCGGGCGGTAAAGTTTTTCTGAGTGAAGCCAAAGAGATTCTACGCAAGGTAGAACTTGGTTCACTCAAGGCTGCACGAACAGCTCAAGGTATCGAAGGCACTTTGAGTGTTGGTTTCACTAGTTCGGCCGCCTCACACTCGCTGATCCCGCAGATTATCCGCAGCTATCGCGAGCGTTACCCTGGCGTGGATATCAGCCTGCATGAAGGCAACGCCAGCGAGCTGACCGAAAATGTGCTGGCCGAGCATACCGATATTGGCATTCTCCGCGCCCCGGTAGCGCACCCTAAGACGGCTCAGTACCATCACTTGCTGAATGAAGAATTGTTGCTGGCCCTTCCTGACGGTCACCCGCTACTCAACGGCCAGTCGCCTACCAGTGAAATTAGTGTGTCATTAGCAGAACTGGTTAATGAGCGCTTCATTCTGGTTCGGCGTCCGGGCGCCCCCGGTATGTATGCCAATCTCGTGCAGGCTTGTCGTAACGCCGGTTTTGAACCAACAATCGCCTTTGAGGTAGAGCGAATGCTGACCAATGTCAGCTTGGTGGCGGCAGGAGCAGGAATCTCGGTGGTGCCCGCTTCAATGAAGGGCTTTCATCAAGGCAGCGTCGTCTACTGCCACCTGCGCGACGCCAAACCTCGACTTGTCGCGCCTATTACGCTGCTGTGCCGAAGTTTCAACCAATCGCCACCCATCATTAATTTTATCGAGTTGGCGCAGCAACTCAGCAACCAATATCGCAAGCGCTCAATACGCGGGCGTGCGAGCCCAGTTGAGAGTTGA